In one window of Streptomyces sp. FXJ1.172 DNA:
- a CDS encoding TetR/AcrR family transcriptional regulator: protein MVTSRWTAGPPQAAPPRRRGVVLERAILDAALEQLGAVGWKGLTMEGVAAGAQTGKAAVYRRWPCKEDLVADALVAGMPRVETAPDLGSVREDLLTLCRQVREIMYSPPGIALRAVIHECDEAQAERFQEVIVGGVVEPTVMLLREVITRGIDRGEVRSDAANGYVFDVIPAMMMYRSKMCGSEWSDQDLEEMVDQLMLPLLRPHEV from the coding sequence ATGGTTACCTCGCGCTGGACGGCCGGTCCTCCCCAGGCGGCTCCTCCTCGTCGGCGCGGAGTGGTGCTGGAGCGCGCGATCCTGGACGCCGCTCTGGAGCAGCTCGGCGCGGTCGGCTGGAAAGGCCTGACCATGGAAGGTGTCGCGGCCGGAGCCCAGACCGGCAAGGCCGCGGTGTACCGCCGCTGGCCCTGCAAGGAGGACCTCGTCGCGGACGCACTGGTGGCGGGAATGCCCCGCGTCGAGACGGCCCCGGACCTCGGAAGTGTGCGCGAGGACCTTCTCACCCTGTGCCGGCAGGTGCGGGAGATCATGTACTCGCCTCCTGGTATCGCTCTGCGTGCGGTGATTCACGAGTGCGACGAAGCGCAGGCGGAGCGCTTCCAGGAAGTGATCGTCGGAGGCGTCGTCGAGCCGACCGTCATGCTGCTCCGTGAGGTCATCACTCGCGGAATAGACCGGGGAGAGGTTCGCTCGGACGCAGCCAACGGCTATGTCTTCGACGTCATCCCCGCCATGATGATGTACCGCTCGAAGATGTGCGGGAGCGAATGGAGCGACCAGGATCTCGAGGAGATGGTCGACCAGCTGATGCTCCCGCTGCTGCGGCCCCATGAGGTCTGA
- a CDS encoding ABC transporter ATP-binding protein has product MIQAFGLTSQPRKAHPPAVDDVSFEARAGHVTALLGGAGAGKTTALRLMLELQPGRGITYFRGRPLHRIPHPSREVGVLLGDVPGHPARSVRGHLRMLCAAAGVPVRRADEVLEVVGLVSLREERLGTLSRGMDRRLGLACALLPDPHALVLDDPADGLSAHEAQWLHDMLRAHAQQGGTVVFTTADPKEAARTADRVVTLDSGRLRADQDARDFARTRLRPRVAVRSPHAARLATLLTKEARTARRSVEVVREDGNLLLVYGSTTADIGETAFRHGILVHQLADEIGEMGSGAGIGPGIPSAEADDVVADEPRARRAHDAAAASATAEPETAAPGLQVQEPGTSTLDSSASGTVVSEPPAPKKAAVAFGFSSVEAKATTSGVTAGDRGTTPAGFPVDGQESTAVDASAPEPVIPGRPSQEDVRTVSAALVPGERAPATGGERSTLGEAPCLRSEARHTGTARDTSAEGSSPGGALLGAEGTNAGAVPVKLLAGAEAERTADATALSPSNGTVVAVQESQVEPQARSTSAPAAGFAALRARLPGARSPGIRRPRTAHADQPAGHGTLDALSPLPPPISVRPGPSPLRPVRYEIRRATGIGVGFVTCGAVLAVSALIAVLLARLGHTPQARLFAAWPRELPLPPAALAAGLLGALAFGDEFRHPALAADRGTVPRRLGLLTAKLLVSGAAAVLLAFLTVGCDAEALYIVYGQELTRVPADWLSLGASWFGLVLGCAWAGVLAAGVFRSTTGGLAAVLAVPVVVVPLVHGATHGPAQRMAAGLPERVREVFLLQWPFGGDRYLLALARVLAQPVGGALALSLAALLCAYLFTTLRTRFR; this is encoded by the coding sequence GTGATCCAGGCCTTCGGACTGACCAGCCAACCCCGCAAGGCGCACCCGCCCGCCGTCGACGACGTCTCCTTCGAGGCGCGTGCCGGACATGTCACCGCGCTCCTCGGAGGCGCCGGCGCGGGCAAGACGACCGCGCTCAGACTGATGCTCGAACTCCAACCGGGACGCGGCATCACCTACTTCCGAGGGCGCCCCCTGCATCGGATCCCCCATCCGTCGCGGGAAGTCGGCGTGCTCCTCGGTGACGTACCGGGGCACCCGGCCCGCTCCGTCCGCGGCCATCTGCGCATGCTGTGCGCGGCCGCGGGCGTACCGGTGCGACGCGCCGACGAGGTGCTCGAAGTGGTCGGCCTCGTCAGCCTGCGCGAGGAGCGACTCGGCACGCTCTCGCGCGGCATGGACCGGCGGCTCGGTCTGGCCTGTGCCCTGCTGCCCGACCCGCACGCGCTCGTCCTGGACGACCCCGCCGACGGCCTGTCCGCCCATGAGGCGCAATGGCTGCACGACATGCTGCGCGCCCACGCCCAGCAGGGCGGCACCGTGGTCTTCACGACGGCCGATCCCAAGGAGGCGGCGCGCACGGCGGACCGTGTCGTCACCCTCGACAGCGGCCGGCTCAGGGCCGACCAGGACGCCCGGGATTTCGCCCGCACCCGGCTGCGCCCGCGCGTCGCCGTCCGCAGCCCCCACGCAGCGCGCCTCGCGACCCTGCTCACCAAGGAGGCCCGTACCGCGCGCCGCTCCGTCGAGGTCGTGCGGGAAGACGGCAACCTCCTCTTGGTGTACGGCTCCACGACCGCCGACATCGGCGAGACGGCCTTCCGTCACGGCATCCTCGTCCACCAACTCGCCGACGAAATCGGCGAAATGGGGTCGGGTGCCGGCATCGGGCCCGGCATCCCGTCGGCGGAGGCGGACGACGTCGTGGCGGACGAGCCCCGGGCGCGGCGCGCACACGATGCCGCCGCCGCGTCGGCGACGGCGGAGCCGGAGACCGCGGCGCCCGGCCTGCAAGTGCAGGAGCCGGGCACCTCGACGCTCGACTCGTCGGCATCGGGCACCGTGGTGTCCGAGCCGCCGGCGCCGAAGAAGGCCGCCGTGGCCTTCGGTTTCTCGTCGGTTGAGGCGAAGGCCACGACGTCAGGCGTCACGGCAGGTGATCGGGGCACCACGCCGGCGGGCTTCCCGGTGGACGGGCAGGAGAGCACGGCAGTGGATGCGTCGGCGCCGGAGCCGGTGATCCCCGGTCGCCCCTCGCAAGAGGATGTGCGGACCGTGTCCGCCGCTCTCGTGCCCGGGGAGCGGGCACCGGCAACGGGCGGCGAGCGGTCAACGCTCGGGGAGGCGCCCTGCCTCCGGTCGGAGGCACGGCACACCGGAACAGCTCGGGACACCTCGGCCGAGGGCAGTTCGCCGGGCGGTGCGCTCCTTGGAGCCGAGGGGACAAATGCGGGAGCCGTCCCCGTGAAGCTGCTCGCAGGAGCCGAGGCGGAGCGGACCGCCGATGCCACGGCCCTCAGTCCATCGAACGGCACGGTCGTGGCGGTCCAGGAGTCTCAGGTGGAACCGCAGGCCCGCAGCACGAGCGCTCCCGCAGCGGGTTTCGCCGCGCTCCGCGCCCGCCTTCCCGGAGCCAGGAGTCCCGGCATCCGCCGGCCACGGACCGCCCACGCCGACCAGCCTGCCGGCCACGGCACCCTCGACGCCCTCTCCCCCCTCCCGCCTCCCATCTCCGTACGCCCCGGCCCCAGCCCCCTCCGCCCCGTGCGGTATGAGATCCGGCGTGCCACCGGAATCGGCGTCGGCTTCGTCACCTGTGGTGCCGTGCTTGCGGTGTCCGCACTCATCGCCGTACTCCTGGCCCGGCTCGGCCACACCCCGCAGGCGCGGCTGTTCGCCGCGTGGCCGCGGGAGCTGCCGCTGCCGCCCGCTGCGCTCGCCGCGGGGTTGCTCGGTGCGCTGGCCTTCGGGGACGAGTTCCGCCACCCCGCCCTCGCGGCGGACCGCGGCACCGTGCCCCGCCGACTGGGGCTGCTGACCGCGAAACTGCTCGTCTCCGGGGCCGCCGCTGTGCTGCTCGCCTTCCTCACGGTGGGCTGCGACGCCGAAGCGCTCTACATCGTCTACGGACAGGAACTGACACGAGTTCCCGCGGACTGGCTTTCGCTGGGCGCGAGTTGGTTCGGACTCGTCCTGGGCTGCGCCTGGGCGGGTGTTCTCGCGGCCGGCGTCTTCCGGTCCACCACGGGGGGCCTGGCCGCCGTACTCGCCGTACCCGTTGTCGTGGTCCCGCTCGTGCACGGGGCGACGCACGGGCCCGCCCAGCGCATGGCGGCCGGACTTCCGGAGCGTGTGCGGGAGGTGTTCCTGCTGCAGTGGCCCTTCGGAGGCGACCGCTATCTGCTCGCACTGGCGCGGGTGCTCGCCCAACCGGTCGGCGGCGCACTGGCGTTGTCACTGGCGGCGCTGCTGTGCGCGTATCTGTTCACGACGCTGCGTACCAGGTTCCGGTGA
- a CDS encoding RecQ family ATP-dependent DNA helicase, whose protein sequence is MEHTSNADLRAQADAVLARLVSDATGGARLREDQWRAIEALVADRRRALVVQRTGWGKSAVYFVATSLLRARGSGPTVIVSPLLALMRNQVEAAARAGIHARTINSANTEEWDVIQAEIAAGEVDVLLVSPERLNNPDFRDQVLPKLSAATGLLVVDEAHCISDWGHDFRPDYRRLRTMLGELPPGVPVLATTATANARVTADVADQLGTGGASDALVLRGPLDRESLSLGVLPLPDAAHRMAWLADHLDDLPGSGIIYTLTVAAAEEVTAFLRQRGHAVASYTGKTENAERQQAEDDLLANRVKALVATSALGMGFDKPDLGFVVHLGSPSSPIAYYQQVGRAGRGVEHAEVLLLPGREDEAIWEYFASLAFPSEELVRRTLDVLARAEGPLSLPALEPLVELRRSRLETMLKVLDVDGAVRRVKGGWVATGQSWSYDTERYEWVARQRKAEQQAMRAYASTTECRMEFLQRQLDDEGAKPCGRCDNCAGPRFTADTSTSAVDAARSDLDRAGVEVEPRRMWPTGLPAIGIALKGRIPASEQASPGRALGRLSDIGWGNRLRPLLAAQAPDTTVPDDVARAVVGVLADWAKGPGGWAPGVSDAQPRPVGVVTLPSRTRPRLINSLGARIAEIGRLPVLGSVEYADDVPRVPRSNSAQRLKALDGALTVPPALASVLAEADGPVLLVDDFTETGWTLAVAARLLRRSGARGVLPLVLAVQG, encoded by the coding sequence ATGGAGCACACGAGCAACGCGGATCTCCGGGCGCAGGCGGACGCCGTCCTCGCCCGGCTCGTCTCAGATGCCACGGGCGGGGCCCGGCTGCGCGAAGACCAGTGGCGGGCGATCGAGGCACTGGTCGCCGACCGGCGCCGGGCCCTGGTCGTACAGCGCACGGGATGGGGGAAGTCCGCGGTGTATTTCGTGGCGACCTCACTGCTGCGGGCCAGAGGAAGCGGCCCCACCGTGATCGTCTCGCCGCTGCTCGCGCTCATGCGCAATCAGGTGGAGGCCGCGGCCCGGGCCGGTATCCATGCCCGGACCATCAATTCCGCGAACACCGAGGAGTGGGACGTCATCCAGGCCGAGATCGCGGCCGGTGAGGTCGATGTCCTGCTCGTCAGCCCGGAGCGGCTGAACAATCCCGACTTCCGCGACCAGGTCCTGCCCAAGCTGTCCGCGGCGACCGGCCTGCTGGTGGTGGACGAGGCCCACTGCATCTCCGACTGGGGCCACGACTTCCGCCCCGACTACCGGCGGCTGCGCACCATGCTGGGCGAGCTGCCACCCGGTGTGCCCGTGCTGGCCACCACTGCCACGGCCAACGCCCGGGTGACCGCGGATGTCGCCGATCAGCTCGGCACGGGCGGCGCGTCCGACGCCCTGGTGCTGCGCGGGCCGCTGGACCGGGAGAGCCTCAGTCTCGGGGTTCTGCCGCTGCCGGATGCCGCACACCGGATGGCCTGGCTCGCCGACCATCTCGACGATCTGCCGGGCTCCGGGATCATCTACACGCTCACCGTCGCCGCCGCGGAGGAGGTCACCGCCTTCCTGCGGCAGCGCGGGCACGCCGTGGCCTCGTACACGGGCAAGACGGAGAACGCCGAACGGCAGCAGGCCGAGGACGACCTGCTCGCCAACCGGGTCAAGGCGCTGGTCGCCACTTCGGCGCTCGGTATGGGCTTCGACAAGCCGGACCTCGGCTTCGTGGTCCACCTCGGCTCGCCCTCCTCCCCCATCGCCTACTACCAGCAGGTCGGCCGGGCCGGCCGTGGTGTCGAGCACGCCGAGGTGCTTCTCCTGCCGGGCAGGGAGGACGAGGCGATCTGGGAGTACTTCGCCTCGCTCGCCTTCCCCTCCGAGGAGTTGGTGCGGCGCACCCTGGACGTCCTCGCCCGGGCCGAGGGGCCACTGTCGCTGCCCGCCCTGGAACCCCTTGTCGAACTGCGCCGCTCCCGGCTGGAGACCATGCTGAAGGTCCTCGACGTGGACGGAGCGGTCCGCCGGGTCAAGGGCGGCTGGGTCGCGACCGGGCAGTCGTGGTCGTACGACACCGAGCGGTACGAGTGGGTGGCCCGGCAGCGCAAGGCCGAGCAGCAGGCGATGCGGGCCTACGCGTCCACCACCGAGTGCCGGATGGAGTTCCTGCAGCGTCAGTTGGACGACGAGGGCGCCAAGCCCTGCGGCCGATGCGACAACTGCGCGGGACCGCGCTTCACCGCCGACACATCGACTTCGGCGGTGGACGCCGCGCGGAGCGATCTCGACCGTGCAGGGGTCGAGGTGGAGCCCCGCCGCATGTGGCCGACCGGCCTGCCGGCCATCGGCATCGCGCTCAAGGGGCGCATTCCGGCCAGTGAACAGGCTTCGCCGGGGCGTGCGCTGGGCCGGTTGTCGGACATCGGCTGGGGCAACCGGCTGCGGCCGCTCCTCGCGGCCCAGGCGCCGGACACCACCGTGCCGGACGATGTGGCGCGGGCCGTGGTGGGCGTCCTGGCCGACTGGGCGAAGGGGCCCGGCGGTTGGGCTCCGGGTGTGTCCGACGCCCAGCCCCGGCCGGTGGGTGTCGTCACACTCCCCTCGCGGACCCGGCCCCGGCTGATCAACTCCCTGGGCGCCCGGATCGCCGAGATCGGCCGACTGCCCGTGCTCGGCTCCGTGGAATACGCCGACGATGTGCCTCGGGTGCCGCGCAGCAACAGCGCGCAGCGGCTGAAGGCCCTCGACGGCGCGCTGACGGTGCCGCCCGCCCTCGCGTCAGTTCTCGCCGAAGCCGATGGTCCGGTTCTGCTGGTCGACGACTTCACCGAGACGGGCTGGACCCTCGCGGTCGCGGCACGCCTGCTGCGAAGGTCCGGCGCGCGGGGGGTGTTGCCGCTGGTCCTGGCCGTCCAGGGCTGA
- a CDS encoding amylo-alpha-1,6-glucosidase: MHQQSTAPSAAERPLWDRPEHFPPDGVATWAQETIGAPLPFDRRSALPAGPSAAAPPAPHRARRPTPTPSPRTATASRAAPELPPTHAALICVALPGLAISGELGQLAGRGLDGFYRGGRRLLSRCQVRVAGREPLAVQARMTGADSARFVGTLWASPAAGPDPDVVVERTRRAEGSERITLRNAAARPLRLPVEVALGTDLAELATIASGRAGPELPATVHDSGLRWAKAGVASCVTADPPPSDALASAGLLRWELELPPGGTATVELRVRLDRAGPLRAVGQTTTSPLAPARATGDDLRVTPLLNEAIADIQALLLRDPAHPSDTYLAAGAPWRCGLAPAEALAAARMALPLGTRLATGTLRTLARIQLRDPDPRTGMIPGPRRDAGPHLPPGCTGTEATLLFPVLLAEARRWGLPEQETRELLPAAERCLAWLRSAVGNGTYLPDPQPAGPVRCETQAHAHRAALLGADLLDAYGRPGADELREWARALRAAFWLEEHGGGRPAAALTPDGRPVSRLGSAAVHLLDTGLLGSGRLAPGLLDRVQTESLARLFGTPALDAGWGLRGLSAKEPGHNPFGHRSGAVRVHETALAVTGLAAAGYEKEAGGLLRGLIEAAEHFGHRLPEMFAGEQRSAGSAPLPHPAACRPAATAAASAIMVLTALAGIRPDTPARTVTLRPVRSAPLGELVLTGLRLAGAPFAVRISRLGLAMVEEAADGLQLGV; this comes from the coding sequence ATGCACCAGCAGTCGACTGCGCCCTCCGCCGCCGAGCGGCCGCTCTGGGACAGGCCCGAGCATTTCCCGCCCGACGGTGTCGCCACGTGGGCACAGGAGACCATCGGCGCTCCACTGCCCTTCGACCGCCGGTCAGCGCTCCCGGCCGGCCCCAGCGCGGCTGCGCCCCCGGCTCCCCACCGCGCCCGCAGGCCCACCCCGACCCCGTCGCCCCGCACAGCGACAGCCAGCCGAGCGGCGCCCGAACTGCCGCCCACCCACGCCGCGTTGATCTGTGTCGCCCTGCCTGGCCTCGCCATCTCCGGCGAGCTGGGACAACTGGCCGGCCGGGGACTGGACGGGTTCTACCGAGGAGGCAGGCGTCTGCTCTCACGGTGTCAGGTCCGCGTGGCGGGACGCGAACCGCTCGCCGTGCAGGCCAGGATGACCGGGGCCGACAGCGCCCGCTTCGTCGGCACCCTGTGGGCGTCCCCGGCGGCGGGCCCCGATCCCGATGTCGTCGTCGAGCGAACGCGGCGCGCCGAGGGAAGCGAACGGATCACCCTCCGCAACGCCGCCGCACGACCGCTGAGGCTGCCCGTCGAGGTCGCCCTCGGCACGGATCTCGCGGAACTCGCCACCATTGCCTCCGGCAGAGCGGGCCCCGAACTCCCGGCAACGGTCCACGACTCGGGCCTGCGCTGGGCCAAGGCCGGCGTGGCCTCCTGCGTCACCGCCGACCCGCCGCCCTCGGACGCCCTGGCGTCCGCCGGACTGCTGCGCTGGGAACTGGAACTGCCGCCGGGCGGAACGGCAACCGTGGAACTGCGGGTACGGCTCGATCGCGCGGGCCCGCTGCGGGCCGTGGGCCAGACCACGACCAGCCCTCTCGCCCCCGCTCGGGCGACGGGCGACGACCTCCGGGTGACCCCGCTGCTGAACGAGGCCATTGCAGACATCCAGGCTCTGCTCCTTCGCGACCCCGCTCACCCTTCCGACACCTACCTCGCGGCAGGCGCGCCCTGGCGCTGTGGTCTGGCGCCCGCCGAGGCACTCGCCGCAGCCCGCATGGCCCTGCCACTCGGCACCCGGCTCGCCACGGGCACACTGCGCACCCTGGCCCGCATTCAGCTCCGGGACCCCGATCCACGGACCGGCATGATCCCCGGACCACGACGCGACGCCGGCCCGCACCTCCCGCCGGGCTGTACGGGAACGGAGGCCACGCTGCTCTTCCCCGTCCTGCTCGCCGAGGCCCGCCGATGGGGGCTGCCCGAGCAGGAGACGAGGGAACTGCTGCCCGCAGCCGAGCGCTGCCTCGCCTGGCTGCGGTCCGCCGTCGGGAACGGCACCTACCTCCCCGATCCCCAGCCCGCAGGGCCTGTCCGCTGCGAGACGCAGGCCCATGCGCATCGGGCGGCCCTGCTCGGCGCCGATCTCCTCGACGCCTACGGCCGGCCCGGCGCCGACGAGTTACGCGAGTGGGCCCGGGCCCTGCGGGCGGCCTTCTGGCTCGAGGAGCACGGTGGCGGCCGCCCGGCCGCGGCCCTGACACCGGACGGCCGTCCCGTGTCCCGTCTGGGCTCCGCCGCCGTCCATCTGCTCGACACCGGCCTGCTCGGCTCCGGCCGTCTCGCCCCGGGCCTCCTCGACCGGGTGCAGACCGAAAGCCTCGCCCGGTTGTTCGGCACCCCCGCCCTGGACGCGGGCTGGGGACTGCGCGGTCTCAGCGCCAAGGAGCCCGGACACAACCCGTTCGGCCACCGCAGCGGAGCCGTCCGGGTTCACGAGACCGCACTCGCCGTCACCGGACTGGCCGCCGCCGGATACGAGAAGGAAGCAGGCGGTCTGCTGAGAGGCCTGATAGAAGCAGCGGAACACTTCGGCCACCGCCTGCCGGAGATGTTCGCCGGGGAACAGCGCTCCGCCGGGAGCGCTCCCCTCCCGCACCCCGCGGCCTGCCGCCCGGCGGCCACCGCCGCAGCTTCCGCGATCATGGTGCTCACGGCTCTCGCGGGTATCCGCCCCGACACTCCCGCCCGTACGGTCACCTTGCGCCCGGTGCGCAGCGCGCCGCTCGGCGAACTCGTCCTCACCGGGCTGCGCCTCGCCGGCGCCCCCTTCGCCGTACGGATCAGCCGACTGGGCCTCGCCATGGTCGAGGAGGCGGCGGACGGCCTGCAACTGGGAGTGTGA
- a CDS encoding NUDIX hydrolase, with product MPYDPSAFPPFAVTVDLVVLTVRRHALCALAVRRGEPPFQGRWALPGGFVRADEDLSQAAARELEEETGLTAHDPAAPVQDNGAHLEQLATYGDPKRDPRMRVVSVAHLALAPDLPAPRAGGDASNARWAPVEELLQQGGYGRDGEPVAPLAFDHAQILADGVERARSKIEYSSLATAFCPPEFTVGELRRVYEAVWGVALDPRNFHRKVTGTPGFLVPTGGTTTRQGGRPAQLFRAGGATLLNPPMLRPEI from the coding sequence ATGCCCTACGACCCGTCAGCCTTTCCGCCCTTCGCCGTCACCGTGGACCTGGTCGTGCTGACCGTGCGCCGCCATGCCCTGTGTGCGCTGGCGGTCCGCAGGGGTGAGCCTCCGTTCCAGGGGCGCTGGGCGCTGCCAGGCGGCTTCGTACGGGCCGACGAGGACCTCTCCCAGGCGGCCGCGCGCGAACTCGAGGAGGAGACCGGACTGACGGCGCATGATCCCGCGGCCCCGGTCCAGGACAACGGAGCCCATCTCGAGCAGCTCGCCACTTACGGCGACCCCAAGCGGGACCCGCGCATGCGGGTGGTCAGCGTCGCGCACCTCGCACTCGCGCCCGACCTGCCCGCCCCTCGCGCGGGGGGCGATGCGAGCAACGCGCGCTGGGCGCCGGTCGAGGAACTGCTCCAGCAGGGCGGTTACGGCCGCGACGGCGAGCCGGTGGCGCCGCTCGCCTTCGACCACGCCCAGATCCTCGCCGACGGGGTGGAACGCGCCCGGTCCAAGATCGAGTACTCGTCGCTGGCCACCGCGTTCTGCCCGCCCGAGTTCACCGTCGGCGAACTGCGGCGGGTGTACGAGGCGGTGTGGGGCGTGGCCCTTGATCCCCGCAACTTCCACCGCAAGGTCACCGGAACCCCTGGATTCCTCGTTCCCACAGGAGGTACGACCACGCGCCAGGGGGGCCGGCCCGCACAGCTCTTCCGGGCCGGCGGTGCCACACTGCTCAACCCGCCGATGCTGCGCCCCGAGATCTGA
- a CDS encoding DUF4192 domain-containing protein, translating to MTNHGETTGPLENGDIFGQDPFTGLSAHDTQVTLRTPAELADALPYLLGYRPEDSMVLVALHDREGSGRFGGRARLGIPANEEDWEAAARQLAQGLVKGSERRGSRPEQMVAYVCQEPAPGESGRDVKRRLERLAQLLRTECGDLDVPVIEALCISDGRYWSYCCPLEGCCPQDGSPMGLPGTSVLAAAATYAGIQVRGTLKELRARLQPWETTAALEQEVALDAAGMTLVPRILDEVSRAEVAEETLGLAARIMHRFAAAAPVSGAHPADLRDDDLLEHDEAAKLILGLQDRTTRDRAAAWMEGEEAGPALRLWRAVARRCVGPYGEHAAAPLTLVGWVAWSTGDELEAREALAMALGADPDYLFARLLHQACNEGLDPEAIRRCLRADRPDRARAETRQQPDPAQPALPAADGIAPGAAVRADDQAVGPGSATGPRRRRRTRPADSNDGRRGARAAGGRRRPAGARPQPSAAEPSRPGGTRTRASDRDTTSTAPSGNGLRESEGDG from the coding sequence ATGACGAATCACGGCGAAACCACCGGACCCCTCGAAAACGGCGACATCTTCGGACAGGACCCCTTCACCGGGCTGTCCGCGCACGACACGCAGGTCACTCTGCGCACCCCGGCCGAGCTGGCCGACGCCCTGCCCTACCTGCTCGGCTACCGCCCGGAGGACAGCATGGTGCTGGTGGCCCTCCACGACCGCGAAGGCAGCGGCCGGTTCGGCGGCCGGGCCCGCCTCGGCATCCCCGCGAACGAGGAGGACTGGGAGGCGGCCGCACGCCAGCTGGCCCAGGGACTGGTCAAGGGCAGCGAGCGGCGGGGCTCCCGCCCGGAGCAGATGGTGGCCTACGTCTGCCAGGAACCGGCGCCTGGAGAGTCCGGCCGGGACGTCAAACGACGGCTCGAGCGGCTGGCCCAGCTGCTGCGCACCGAGTGCGGCGACCTCGACGTGCCGGTCATCGAGGCGCTGTGCATCTCGGACGGCCGCTACTGGTCGTACTGCTGCCCGCTCGAGGGCTGCTGCCCCCAGGACGGCTCGCCGATGGGCCTTCCCGGCACCTCCGTGCTGGCCGCCGCGGCCACCTACGCCGGTATCCAGGTGCGCGGCACACTCAAGGAGTTGCGTGCCAGGCTGCAGCCCTGGGAGACCACCGCGGCCCTGGAGCAGGAGGTCGCGCTGGACGCGGCGGGCATGACTCTTGTGCCCCGCATCCTCGACGAGGTGTCCCGTGCGGAGGTGGCCGAGGAGACCCTCGGCCTCGCCGCGCGGATCATGCACCGCTTCGCCGCGGCGGCACCCGTCTCCGGCGCACACCCGGCGGATCTGCGCGACGACGACCTGCTCGAACACGACGAGGCGGCGAAACTCATCCTCGGGCTTCAGGACCGCACGACCCGCGACCGTGCGGCCGCGTGGATGGAGGGCGAAGAGGCCGGCCCGGCCCTGCGACTCTGGCGCGCCGTCGCCCGCCGCTGCGTCGGGCCGTACGGTGAGCACGCCGCGGCCCCGCTGACCCTGGTCGGCTGGGTCGCCTGGTCGACAGGCGACGAACTGGAGGCCCGCGAGGCGCTGGCCATGGCCCTGGGAGCGGATCCCGACTACCTCTTCGCGCGCTTGCTGCACCAGGCCTGCAACGAAGGGCTCGACCCCGAGGCGATCCGCCGCTGCCTGCGCGCGGACCGCCCAGACCGCGCGCGGGCGGAGACCAGGCAGCAGCCGGATCCGGCCCAGCCCGCGCTCCCGGCTGCCGACGGCATCGCGCCCGGAGCGGCTGTGCGGGCGGACGACCAGGCCGTCGGCCCGGGCTCGGCCACGGGCCCGCGCCGACGCCGCCGCACGCGGCCAGCGGACAGCAACGACGGCCGCCGAGGCGCCAGGGCGGCGGGCGGCCGACGGCGCCCGGCCGGCGCCCGCCCCCAGCCGTCGGCTGCAGAACCCTCCCGGCCCGGCGGCACGCGCACGCGTGCGTCGGACCGAGACACCACCAGTACTGCGCCGTCGGGGAACGGCCTTCGCGAGTCCGAGGGGGACGGATGA
- a CDS encoding ribonuclease HII codes for MPYEPPTHTVERSLRATTGAKVIAGVDEVGRGAWAGPVTVCAAITGLRRAPEGLTDSKLLTVKRRTELAEVLQAWVTAYALGHASPEEIDELGMTAALRLAAVRALDALPVRPDAVILDGKHDYLGAPWKVRTVIKGDRSCVAVAAASVIAKVQRDKMMAELGIDHADFGFADNAGYPSPVHKTALEERGPTPHHRLSWAYLDALPQWRHLKKVRSWADGGVPEIEGQLGFDF; via the coding sequence ATGCCGTATGAACCGCCTACTCACACTGTCGAGCGCTCCCTGCGCGCCACGACCGGAGCGAAGGTCATCGCCGGTGTCGACGAGGTGGGGCGCGGCGCCTGGGCCGGACCGGTCACCGTCTGTGCCGCGATCACCGGACTGCGTCGCGCGCCCGAGGGTCTGACTGACTCCAAGCTGCTGACCGTCAAACGTCGTACGGAACTGGCCGAGGTCCTCCAGGCGTGGGTGACGGCCTACGCCCTGGGGCATGCTTCCCCCGAGGAGATCGACGAACTGGGGATGACGGCCGCGCTGCGGCTCGCCGCGGTCCGCGCCCTGGACGCCCTGCCGGTCCGCCCCGACGCCGTCATCCTCGATGGGAAGCACGACTATCTCGGCGCCCCCTGGAAGGTCCGCACGGTGATCAAGGGAGATCGGTCGTGCGTGGCCGTCGCCGCGGCGTCGGTGATCGCGAAGGTTCAGCGCGACAAAATGATGGCCGAACTGGGTATCGACCATGCAGACTTCGGATTTGCGGACAACGCCGGGTATCCGTCGCCCGTGCACAAGACCGCACTGGAGGAGCGGGGGCCCACCCCGCACCACCGCTTGTCGTGGGCGTATCTTGATGCGTTGCCTCAGTGGCGGCACCTCAAGAAGGTCCGCAGCTGGGCGGACGGAGGCGTTCCGGAAATCGAGGGTCAGCTCGGCTTCGATTTTTGA